A part of Aquibium oceanicum genomic DNA contains:
- a CDS encoding anhydro-N-acetylmuramic acid kinase: MALIRALGLMSGTSMDGIDLAMVESDGEGEVRRGPSMFVPYEAAFRRRIEAGLETAKQILRRDERPGDLSALERGLTMRHAEAVKTFRTKFPAQKIDMIGFHGQTVLHRPEKALTVQLGDGLLLARETGVSVVHDMRARDMEYGGQGAPLVPVYHAALARSLPQEWRGSFPVAFVNIGGISNVTYVPAQGDPVAFDSGPGNALIDRWVSAEGGVPFDADGMIASEGGVVRAVVDRYLENPFFERRAPKSLDRLDFTLEDAAGLELADGARTLAAVSAEAILKAAEQMPEAPKLWIVCGGGRKNPHIMADLRTGAEQSSAQVILAEDAGFDGDAMEAEAWAYLAIRSARGLPLTFPTTTGCREAVTGGILARPEPMR, from the coding sequence GCGGCGCGGTCCCTCGATGTTCGTGCCCTACGAAGCGGCGTTCCGGCGCCGGATCGAGGCCGGGCTGGAGACCGCGAAGCAGATTTTGCGGCGGGACGAGCGTCCGGGCGACCTGTCGGCGCTCGAACGCGGCCTGACGATGCGCCATGCCGAGGCGGTGAAGACGTTCCGGACAAAGTTCCCGGCGCAGAAGATCGACATGATCGGCTTCCACGGCCAGACGGTGCTGCACCGGCCGGAGAAGGCGCTGACCGTGCAACTGGGAGACGGGCTGCTGCTTGCGCGCGAGACGGGCGTGTCCGTGGTGCATGACATGCGGGCGAGAGACATGGAATACGGAGGGCAGGGCGCCCCCCTGGTCCCGGTCTACCATGCCGCGCTGGCGCGCTCGCTGCCTCAGGAATGGCGCGGCTCGTTTCCCGTGGCCTTCGTCAACATCGGCGGGATTTCCAATGTGACTTACGTTCCGGCACAGGGCGATCCGGTCGCCTTCGATTCGGGACCAGGGAACGCGCTCATCGATCGATGGGTGTCGGCGGAGGGTGGCGTGCCCTTCGACGCCGACGGCATGATCGCCAGCGAGGGCGGCGTCGTGCGGGCGGTCGTCGACCGCTATCTGGAGAACCCGTTCTTCGAACGCCGCGCGCCGAAATCGCTCGACCGGCTGGATTTCACGCTGGAGGATGCCGCCGGCCTCGAACTCGCGGACGGTGCCCGCACGCTGGCCGCCGTCTCGGCCGAGGCGATCCTCAAGGCAGCCGAGCAGATGCCGGAGGCACCGAAGCTGTGGATCGTCTGCGGCGGCGGACGCAAAAACCCGCATATCATGGCCGATCTCCGCACTGGCGCGGAACAATCGTCGGCGCAGGTGATCCTCGCCGAAGACGCCGGTTTCGACGGCGACGCGATGGAGGCGGAAGCCTGGGCCTATCTGGCGATCCGGTCGGCGCGTGGCCTGCCGCTGACCTTTCCGACCACGACGGGCTGCCGGGAGGCAGTGACGGGCGGCATTCTGGCGCGGCCCGAACCCATGCGCTAG
- a CDS encoding FMN-binding negative transcriptional regulator has translation MYQPPHFRETRLDVLHDLIRSEPLGLLVTNGPDGPVANPLPFLLDTDTPNGTLRAHCARANPVWREIQADPDMPVLVVFQGPQAYVTPSWYATKQETGKVVPTWNYVIVQARGRAEVFEGADWLSKQIRNLTESHEATREKPWAVDNAPADFVAAQTRGIVGIRIEIASLEGKWKVSQNRPPEDRTRVAAGYDEAERPDMAGLVRTYGAERG, from the coding sequence ATGTACCAGCCGCCGCATTTTCGCGAGACGCGGCTGGACGTCCTGCACGATCTCATCCGATCCGAGCCGCTCGGACTGCTCGTCACCAACGGGCCGGACGGTCCGGTCGCCAATCCGCTGCCCTTCCTGCTCGACACGGATACGCCCAACGGGACCCTTCGCGCACACTGCGCGCGGGCGAACCCCGTGTGGCGGGAGATCCAGGCCGATCCCGACATGCCGGTGCTCGTCGTTTTCCAAGGGCCGCAGGCCTATGTGACGCCGTCCTGGTACGCGACGAAGCAGGAGACCGGAAAGGTCGTACCGACCTGGAACTACGTGATCGTGCAGGCGCGCGGGCGTGCGGAGGTTTTCGAGGGCGCCGACTGGCTCTCGAAGCAGATCAGAAACCTCACCGAAAGCCATGAGGCCACGCGCGAAAAACCCTGGGCAGTCGACAACGCTCCGGCCGACTTCGTCGCCGCGCAGACCCGCGGCATCGTCGGCATCCGCATCGAGATCGCTTCGCTCGAAGGCAAGTGGAAGGTGAGCCAGAACCGGCCGCCCGAAGACCGGACCCGGGTGGCCGCGGGATATGATGAGGCGGAACGGCCCGACATGGCCGGGCTGGTGCGGACCTACGGAGCCGAACGCGGCTAG
- a CDS encoding alpha/beta hydrolase, which translates to MPEVIFAGPDGRLEGRYQPSTEKNAPIALVLHPHPQFGGTMNNKIVYDLFYMFQKRNFTTLRFNFRGIGRSQGEFDHGAGELSDAASALDWVQSLHPDSKSCWVAGYSFGAWIGMQLLMRRPEIEGFISIAPQPNIYDFSFLAPCPSSGLIIHGDQDKVAPQKDVQGLVDKLHSQKGITITQKIMPGANHFFSNDAELLISECSDYLDRRLAGELADPRPKRLR; encoded by the coding sequence ATGCCCGAAGTCATCTTCGCCGGTCCGGATGGCCGTCTCGAAGGCCGCTATCAGCCCTCGACGGAAAAGAACGCGCCGATCGCCCTCGTGCTGCATCCGCATCCCCAGTTCGGCGGAACCATGAACAACAAGATCGTCTACGATCTGTTCTACATGTTCCAGAAGCGGAATTTTACCACGCTGCGCTTCAACTTCCGCGGGATCGGCCGCAGCCAGGGCGAGTTCGACCATGGCGCCGGCGAATTGTCGGATGCGGCCTCCGCGCTCGACTGGGTCCAGTCGCTGCACCCGGATTCCAAGAGCTGCTGGGTGGCGGGTTACTCTTTCGGCGCCTGGATCGGCATGCAGCTGTTGATGCGGCGCCCCGAGATCGAGGGCTTCATCTCGATCGCCCCGCAGCCCAACATCTACGACTTCTCCTTCCTGGCGCCCTGCCCCTCCTCAGGCCTGATCATCCATGGCGACCAGGACAAGGTCGCGCCGCAGAAGGACGTGCAGGGACTGGTCGACAAGCTGCATTCCCAGAAGGGCATCACGATCACGCAGAAGATCATGCCCGGCGCCAACCACTTCTTCTCCAACGACGCCGAGCTTCTGATCTCGGAATGCTCGGACTATCTCGACCGGCGCCTCGCCGGCGAACTTGCCGACCCGCGGCCAAAACGTCTGCGCTAG